Proteins encoded together in one Cellulomonas gilvus ATCC 13127 window:
- a CDS encoding phosphoadenylyl-sulfate reductase, with amino-acid sequence MSASTVAVADLSPDELRAFAERAGAELEGAHPHDVLAWAGRTFGTDLVLASSMGDEVLVHMAAQAVPGIEVIFLDTGYHFAETIGTRDYYAEFTDIRLRTLLPLRTVAEQDAEHGPRLHERDPNLCCALRKVEPLERGLAPYRAWVTGMRREDAPTRTDIGVVGWDAKRGKVKINPLAAWTQEQLDAYVAEHGVVLNPLRQEGYASIGCAPCTRAVAPGEDPRAGRWSGTSKTECGLHT; translated from the coding sequence ATGAGCGCGTCGACCGTCGCCGTCGCGGACCTGTCCCCCGACGAGCTGCGCGCGTTCGCCGAGCGTGCGGGCGCCGAGCTCGAGGGTGCGCACCCGCACGACGTCCTGGCCTGGGCGGGCCGCACGTTCGGCACCGACCTGGTGCTGGCCTCGTCCATGGGCGACGAGGTGCTCGTGCACATGGCCGCGCAGGCCGTTCCCGGCATCGAGGTGATCTTCCTCGACACGGGCTACCACTTCGCGGAGACGATCGGCACGCGCGACTACTACGCCGAGTTCACGGACATCCGCCTGCGCACGCTCCTGCCGCTGCGCACGGTCGCCGAGCAGGACGCCGAGCACGGCCCGCGCCTGCACGAGCGCGACCCGAACCTGTGCTGCGCGCTGCGCAAGGTCGAGCCGCTCGAGCGCGGCCTGGCGCCGTACCGCGCGTGGGTCACCGGCATGCGCCGCGAGGACGCACCCACGCGCACCGACATCGGCGTGGTCGGGTGGGACGCCAAGCGGGGCAAGGTCAAGATCAACCCGCTCGCGGCCTGGACGCAGGAGCAGCTCGACGCGTACGTCGCCGAGCACGGCGTCGTCCTCAACCCCCTGCGCCAGGAGGGGTACGCCTCGATCGGCTGCGCCCCCTGCACGCGTGCGGTCGCCCCGGGCGAGGACCCGCGGGCGGGCCGCTGGTCCGGCACCTCCAAGACGGAATGCGGTCTGCACACATGA
- the cysD gene encoding sulfate adenylyltransferase subunit CysD — translation MTLTTPGARSGAPAFTQLDALESEAIHVMREVAGEFERPVLLFSGGKDSILMLHLARKAFWPASVPFALLHVDTGHNFPEVLEYRDATVAEHGLRLVVAHVQDAIDDGRVHERPDGSRNALQTVPLLDAITSHRFDAVFGGGRRDEEKARAKERVFSLRDEFGQWDPRRQRPELWDLYNGRHKPGEHVRVFPLSNWTELDVWRYIEREGIPLPSIYYAHEREVFARDGMWLAPGQWGGPRADERLETRTVRYRTVGDMSCTGAVDSTATTVADVIAEVAASRLTERGATRADDRASEAAMEDRKREGYF, via the coding sequence ATGACGCTCACCACCCCGGGCGCGCGATCCGGCGCGCCCGCGTTCACCCAGCTGGACGCGCTCGAGTCCGAGGCGATCCACGTCATGCGCGAGGTCGCGGGCGAGTTCGAGCGCCCCGTGCTGCTGTTCAGCGGCGGCAAGGACTCGATCCTCATGCTGCACCTCGCGCGCAAGGCGTTCTGGCCCGCGTCGGTGCCGTTCGCGCTGCTGCACGTCGACACCGGGCACAACTTCCCCGAGGTGCTCGAGTACCGCGACGCCACGGTCGCCGAGCACGGGCTGCGGCTGGTCGTCGCGCACGTGCAGGACGCGATCGACGACGGGCGTGTGCACGAGCGGCCCGACGGCTCGCGCAACGCGCTGCAGACCGTGCCGCTGCTGGACGCGATCACGTCCCACCGGTTCGACGCGGTGTTCGGCGGCGGGCGCCGGGACGAGGAGAAGGCGCGCGCCAAGGAGCGCGTCTTCTCGCTGCGGGACGAGTTCGGGCAGTGGGACCCGCGCCGCCAGCGCCCCGAGCTGTGGGACCTGTACAACGGGCGCCACAAGCCGGGTGAGCACGTGCGCGTGTTCCCGCTGTCGAACTGGACCGAGCTCGACGTGTGGCGGTACATCGAGCGCGAGGGCATCCCCCTCCCCTCGATCTACTACGCGCACGAGCGCGAGGTCTTCGCACGCGACGGCATGTGGCTCGCCCCCGGGCAGTGGGGCGGGCCGCGGGCCGACGAACGGCTCGAGACTCGCACGGTGCGCTACCGCACGGTCGGGGACATGAGCTGCACGGGTGCGGTCGACTCGACCGCGACCACGGTCGCCGACGTCATCGCGGAGGTCGCCGCGAGCCGGCTGACCGAGCGCGGGGCGACGCGCGCCGACGACCGGGCCTCCGAGGCCGCCATGGAGGACCGTAAGCGCGAGGGCTACTTCTGA
- a CDS encoding nitrite/sulfite reductase: MAQTRIAPPAAKPEGQWAFDPERTPLNGNEQLKQADDGLHVRERIETVYALQGFDSIPADDLRGRMRWWGLYTQRKPGIDGGKTATLEPHELDDSYFMLRVRCDGGTLTLRQLRVVADISREFGRDTADITDRQNIQLHWIRVEDVPEIWRRLEDVGLTTLEACGDVPRVILGSPVAGVAADEIIDGTPAIEEIRRRYIGDPAFSNLPRKFKTAVSGSPHQDVAHEINDVAFVGVVHPELGPGFDLWVGGALSTNPMLGKRLGAFVTLEQVPDVWVGVVSIFRDYGYRRLRTRARLKFLLADWGPDLFREVLEREYLGYALSDGPAPPPPPTGHRDHVGVHPQKDGRFYVGAAPTVGRVSGPLLATLADLVEAAGSDRVQLTTEQKLVVLDVAADRVDALVAGIEGLGLRVRTASTFRRGTIACTGIEFCKLAIVETKARATGLVDELERRLPTFEQPITINVNGCPNSCARIQTADIGLKGALAQGEEGYQVHLGGGLGLTSGLGKTLRGLRVPSSELPDYVERVTRRFDEQRTEGELFAQWVQRAAEEDLR, encoded by the coding sequence ATGGCGCAGACCCGGATCGCCCCGCCCGCCGCCAAGCCCGAGGGCCAGTGGGCCTTCGACCCCGAGCGCACGCCCCTCAACGGCAACGAGCAGCTCAAGCAGGCCGACGACGGGCTCCACGTGCGCGAGCGCATCGAGACCGTCTACGCGCTGCAGGGCTTCGACTCGATCCCCGCCGACGACCTGCGCGGCCGCATGCGCTGGTGGGGCCTGTACACGCAGCGCAAGCCCGGCATCGACGGCGGCAAGACGGCCACGCTCGAGCCGCACGAGCTCGACGACTCCTACTTCATGCTCCGCGTCCGGTGCGACGGCGGCACGCTCACGCTGCGCCAGCTGCGCGTGGTGGCCGACATCTCGCGCGAGTTCGGGCGGGACACGGCCGACATCACCGACCGCCAGAACATCCAGCTGCACTGGATCCGGGTCGAGGACGTGCCCGAGATCTGGCGCCGCCTCGAGGACGTCGGCCTGACCACGCTCGAGGCGTGCGGCGACGTGCCGCGCGTGATCCTCGGCTCACCCGTCGCGGGCGTCGCGGCTGACGAGATCATCGACGGCACGCCCGCGATCGAGGAGATCCGGCGGCGGTACATCGGCGACCCGGCGTTCTCGAACCTCCCGCGCAAGTTCAAGACCGCGGTCTCGGGCTCGCCGCACCAGGACGTCGCGCACGAGATCAACGACGTCGCGTTCGTGGGCGTGGTGCACCCCGAGCTCGGGCCGGGGTTCGACCTGTGGGTCGGTGGTGCGCTGTCCACCAACCCCATGCTCGGCAAGCGCCTGGGCGCGTTCGTCACGCTCGAGCAGGTGCCCGACGTGTGGGTCGGCGTCGTGAGCATCTTCCGCGACTACGGCTACCGCCGGCTGCGCACGCGTGCCCGCCTGAAGTTCCTGCTGGCGGACTGGGGGCCCGACCTGTTCCGTGAGGTGCTCGAGCGCGAGTACCTCGGCTACGCGCTGAGCGACGGCCCCGCGCCTCCCCCGCCGCCCACGGGCCACCGCGACCACGTGGGCGTGCACCCGCAGAAGGACGGCCGGTTCTACGTGGGCGCCGCGCCGACGGTGGGCCGGGTCTCCGGCCCGCTGCTGGCGACGCTCGCCGACCTGGTCGAGGCCGCGGGCTCCGACCGCGTGCAGCTCACCACCGAGCAGAAGCTCGTGGTGCTCGACGTCGCCGCCGACCGCGTCGACGCGCTCGTCGCGGGCATCGAAGGCCTGGGCCTGCGGGTCCGCACCGCGTCGACGTTCCGGCGCGGCACCATCGCGTGCACGGGCATCGAGTTCTGCAAGCTCGCCATCGTCGAGACGAAGGCGCGCGCCACGGGCCTGGTCGACGAGCTCGAGCGACGCCTGCCGACGTTCGAGCAGCCGATCACGATCAACGTCAACGGCTGCCCCAACTCGTGCGCGCGCATCCAGACCGCCGACATCGGCCTCAAGGGCGCTCTCGCGCAGGGTGAGGAGGGCTACCAGGTGCACCTGGGCGGCGGGCTCGGCCTCACCAGCGGGCTCGGCAAGACGCTGCGCGGCCTGCGCGTGCCGTCCTCCGAGCTGCCCGACTACGTCGAGCGCGTGACGCGCCGGTTCGACGAGCAGCGCACCGAGGGCGAGCTGTTCGCGCAGTGGGTGCAGCGCGCGGCCGAGGAGGACCTGCGATGA